Below is a genomic region from Ictalurus punctatus breed USDA103 chromosome 12, Coco_2.0, whole genome shotgun sequence.
ttagaaaacaacAATTCGGCCATCGTGAAGCTGGAAGTAATTCATATGAGATTTCATTTTTGTCAAATAAAACTTCATGCACATTGGTGTTACTGAGCCAAACGGCAGTTTAAGCCAATGGCGATTCCGTTTGTTAGCTACTTTAGCCTCGTAGCTTCAGCTTAAAACAAAAGAAGCAAACTTTAGATACGACATTTAGTCTAAGTGGCCTAACGATGAAACACGACAGCCAAGACTCGATTTCTTTATGCAATATCATCAACAAAAGCAAGAGAAAATGCTTcagaagatgaatatgaaacGTGTCGGGCATTTCTACTCAAGTTTCGTTCAGACCACAGAGCAAAAGGCACAGACAGATaagataaataagaaataaacacCACAAACCAAAATCTGTAACCCTATTACATAGTTACTTATGTAATGTTCTAGATGTTTCTAGAAGTACATTGTGTAAACAGCAGCATGCGTTTCATTGAAAATCTACCGGTAAATGGGGgctttttgctttgttttttttaatgctatgaaatttaaaaatgctcaataaggggggaaaaaaccctcaaaaaaATTCAAACTACAGTAAATTAACAAAACCTGATACAGTGGGCCAAAATATTTCCACAGCAACCGATGGAAAGCCACAGTAACAATCTGTCCAAATCtaaaaacatgtacagtataatacgTCTTAAATGAAAAACTAGACATTAAATATGTCGTTATGCCTTAATATGGATTTCCCATGGACATCTTCAACAGTTCAAATTCATTTAACAGGATtaagatgttgttgttgttttcctggATATCTGTGAACaagaacattaaaaacaaaaggtgAAGACGTGCAAAGTTCTGTGAGCTGAAAagcgaaaagaaaagaaaagaagaagaaaaaaaaaaaaagaggcgaAGGCGTAGAAAAGAATTTGCAGCGAGCAGAACAAGCACGGTGCAGTATGATGGGTGTGAAAACCATAAGGTTAAAAAGATTACAGTGTTGCTTCATATGCAAACAAATATTGATTCTgatatcatttcatttatttctttaaagagCCGGTTCACTCCAGACTTCATGCTACGTAACGTCCTGAGAAATACACCAGCGACTAGGCGGCATTAGTTACCACTTGGCGATCTTGTATTCCTGCCATGTAAACGCTGAACAATCTGAGGTTTGAGGGGCTGATCAGGGTCACAGCTCGCACAGCACCGAGTTCTCCAGCGTGAAGTCATAGCAGAAGTTGGCCAGGTTCTCGTTGATGTCTCGGGGCAGGTTGATGTCGGGAAGCCGAGGCAGGCCGGCCTGCATGGCGAGGATGTGAGGCGCTAGGGTGAAGGGGATGTCTCCGAGAAGCTCCGAGTGACCTGGGACATCCGTGTTCGCCGGTTCCGCAGAGGGTtctgaggtagggggcgctggaGAGGACTGGGTGGCTTCTTGGGTTTTGGTCGATGGCTGAAAATCGAA
It encodes:
- the umad1 gene encoding UBAP1-MVB12-associated (UMA)-domain containing protein 1 encodes the protein MFSFFGHRKDSKKSPPSERETDGFVIIGDTAEEQGAKRQSRNAAQLATNVIVQPSKPSTKTQEATQSSPAPPTSEPSAEPANTDVPGHSELLGDIPFTLAPHILAMQAGLPRLPDINLPRDINENLANFCYDFTLENSVLCEL